A genome region from Natranaeroarchaeum sulfidigenes includes the following:
- a CDS encoding 2-amino-3,7-dideoxy-D-threo-hept-6-ulosonate synthase yields MNTGTLARLGRIGTDGNYLIVPMDHGITIGAVSGLKDIESTIDGITSGGADAVLTQKGLADRVHAHKNGAGYIIHLNASTSIGPDSNDKRRTGTVEEAVRAGADAVSYHINVGSKYEREQLADLATVTDEADRLGMPVLAMAYARGAHLDGEDPEHNAEYLGHAARLAEEAGADVVKTAYSGDAESFEHVTSSTSLPVVIAGGSPGTDRGTVEMVRGAMDAGADGVSMGRSIFQHDDPEAITTAVSAVIHDDATVESALERAGLAVEA; encoded by the coding sequence ATGAATACAGGAACTCTCGCACGACTAGGGCGGATCGGGACAGATGGGAACTACCTCATCGTTCCCATGGACCACGGGATCACGATCGGTGCGGTATCGGGACTCAAGGACATCGAATCGACGATCGACGGGATCACGAGCGGGGGCGCAGACGCCGTACTCACCCAGAAGGGACTCGCTGACCGCGTTCACGCACACAAAAACGGTGCGGGCTACATCATCCATCTCAACGCATCGACCTCGATCGGTCCCGACTCGAACGACAAACGCCGGACAGGAACGGTCGAGGAAGCCGTCCGGGCCGGTGCCGATGCAGTCTCCTATCATATCAACGTCGGCAGCAAGTACGAACGAGAGCAGCTCGCCGATCTGGCGACAGTGACTGACGAGGCCGACCGCCTCGGGATGCCCGTGCTCGCGATGGCGTACGCCCGCGGCGCGCATCTCGACGGCGAGGACCCCGAGCACAACGCCGAGTATCTGGGCCACGCCGCCCGGCTGGCCGAGGAAGCAGGTGCAGATGTCGTCAAGACCGCCTACAGCGGCGACGCCGAGAGCTTCGAGCACGTCACGAGTTCGACCAGTCTCCCGGTCGTCATCGCCGGTGGAAGCCCCGGTACCGACCGGGGGACCGTGGAGATGGTTCGCGGCGCGATGGACGCCGGCGCGGACGGCGTCTCGATGGGCCGCTCGATCTTCCAGCACGACGATCCGGAAGCCATCACCACCGCAGTCAGTGCCGTTATCCACGACGATGCGACCGTCGAGTCCGCCCTCGAACGCGCTGGTCTCGCCGTCGAAGCCTAA